In Lodderomyces elongisporus chromosome 2, complete sequence, the following proteins share a genomic window:
- a CDS encoding uncharacterized protein (BUSCO:EOG092653VU), producing the protein MLGIVKVSLRFQSTFQPSSKNDTSNALPPHSTQTPQIGSNSSAVLTTSTPVLLDKNSIFVISLPITTKQSFIYCNHRPGILSKTQASKIELVTKIEAKLVNLATKGWNKLTTSKSKINIKITHFIKQLLDTIPYKESCLRSFPNKNAMIREINEESLHLIKPTKKSENENENENEKENKNKNKNKNKNKNEIEDGNVIQSKSTGDTKTDIETARASEISSQSAKNEGVNPRPTVIVQSEVQNLDIPTNQLKPIPLYHPQFQSPSTIREELQEFRDHGLEHEKKWAIICAIGIPITLPFALVPVVPNVPGFYVAYRLYCHIKALYGIRNLDYLLEHANGQDYSEKSVATLDTAHLNFKPLKVVDDIYKKNAPSEVLQRLSKDYDGDDEAMVITKDVIEELTAKMDMDNYVKDELMKALHQETKRLGKQLKMDDQVE; encoded by the exons ATGTTAGG AATAGTGAAAGTGTCCTTGCGATTTCAATCCACTTTTCAACCGTCCTCAAAAAATGATACTTCTAATGCATTACCCCCACATTCGACTCAAACGCCACAAATAGGGTCAAATTCTTCGGCAGTTCTCACAACTTCAACACCTGTGTTACTCGATAAGAACTCGATATTTGTAATTTCGCTTCCGATAACCACAAAACAatcatttatttattgcAATCATAGACCAGGCATATTGTCCAAGACTCAAGCAtcaaaaattgaattggTGACCAAAATTGAGGCTAAGTTGGTTAACCTCGCGACGAAAGGGTGGAATAAGCTCACTACGTCAAAGCTGAAGATCAACATTAAAATAACGCATTTTATCAAACAGCTATTAGATACAATACCGTACAAGGAATCATGTCTACGTTCGTTTCCTAATAAGAATGCAATGATCAGAGAGATTAACGAGGAAAGTCTACACTTGATTAAACCAACTAAAAAGAGTGAGAACGAGAACGAGAACGAGAacgagaaagaaaacaagaacaagaacaagaacaagaacaagaacaagaatgAGATCGAGGATGGTAACGTTATTCAGAGCAAGAGCACGGGTGACACTAAAACAGATATTGAGACAGCTAGGGCGTCTGAAATATCTAGCCAATCTGCAAAGAATGAAGGAGTAAATCCCAGACCCACGGTGATTGTACAATCCGAAGTCCAAAATCTTGATATTCCAACTAATCAATTAAAACCTATCCCATTATATCACCCGCAATTCCAATCGCCGTCAACTATTCGTGAGGAACTTCAAGAGTTTAGAGATCATGGCCTTGAACACGAAAAGAAATGGGCCATAATATGTGCTATTGGTATACCCATCACATTACCATTTGCATTAGTCCCCGTTGTGCCCAACGTTCCCGGATTCTATGTTGCATATAGACTATACTGTCATATCAAAGCATTATATGGCATCCGCAATTTGGATTACTTGTTGGAACACGCAAATGGACAGGATTATAGCGAGAAAAGTGTAGCAACATTAGACACTGCACATTTGAATTTCAAGCCGCTCAAAGTGGTTGACGACatttacaaaaagaatGCACCCAGTGAAGTGTTGCAGAGGTTGAGTAAAGACTATGACGGTGACGACGAAGCAATGGTCATTACCAAAGATGTTATTGAAGAGTTGACAGCAAAGATGGATATGGACAATTACGTCAAGGACGAATTGATGAAAGCGTTGCATcaagagacaaagagaTTAGGAAAGCAATTGAAAATGGATGATCAAGTAGAATAG
- the CDC53 gene encoding ubiquitin ligase (cullin) of SCF, whose protein sequence is MASTLPAFTDLNATWTFIQPGLEFILGAQNDQGVTSTMYMNCYTAVYNYCVNKSRRGSTPASIASNTENNSYSLAGAEIYNKLDVYLVQFIRNLKKTPQESFLEFYVRKWTRFTIGAVYMNNVFDYMNRYWVQKERSDGRKDVFDVNTLSLIKWRNEMFQPNEEVLVSQILDLIEKQRNHRIVDANLISTAIKSLVFLSIDIQDLKKPNLIIYVNSFEKPFLEATMKYYVNESSEYLAHHNVVDYMKKCETRLTEEISRANTYLEDHSKKAFVDILNQAMIENHAQEMYEQFIVLLEQKQTEHIQRMYKLLSRVPKTLDPLASALEEYIKKEANSALEELKNQTEMEIKEGKRKPGAGVEPKQYVNTLIAIYNQFNEVVVQAFNKDTKFIRSLDNACRSFVNNNVIAITKPRAPSKTPELLAKYADGFLKTSAKDSDIVDMNADNLMIVFKFINDKDTFEEHYRRSLAKRLISGTCKSDELEEGVIHRLQEENSIEYTSKMTKMFSDMKASEELKLKVKEKSNQADSSNESNNGLIKDFNPLVLAQSMWPFRHVPDYDLNVAPELQSPFGHLKEVYTEQHSGRQLQWLWNHGRAELKANLSRKGKPPFSFTVSNVQLMILFAFNKQNSYTFRQLHEIVGTKKETFEAHLLPFTKFKLIDQSTPSITDDTVFTIVEEYKSKKLKVNFISAIKTNEVRQEEDEASKEIDEARKTYLQACIVRIMKSRKQMKNNELINEVLPQTSSRFKAKIIDVKRVIDSLIEKEYLKRLDNETYEYIS, encoded by the coding sequence ATGGCTTCTACACTCCCAGCGTTCACAGACCTCAATGCTACATGGACATTCATCCAACCTGGACTTGAGTTTATACTTGGTGCGCAAAATGACCAAGGCGTGACGTCAACCATGTACATGAACTGTTACACTGCGGTCTACAATTATTGTGTTAACAAGTCACGCCGTGGCTCTACCCCAGCGTCAATTGCAAGTAACACAGAGAACAACTCCTACTCTCTTGCTGGCGCTGAGATATATAATAAGCTCGATGTGTATTTAGTCCAGTTTATTCgcaatttgaagaaaaccCCACAAGAATCTTTTTTGGAGTTTTACGTACGCAAATGGACGAGGTTCACCATTGGTGCAGTATACATGAATAATGTATTTGATTACATGAATAGATACTGGGTCCAGAAGGAGAGATCGGACGGAAGAAAAGATGTGTTTGATGTTAATACATTATCATTAATTAAATGGAGAAACGAAATGTTTCAACCAAATGAAGAAGTCCTAGTTAGTCAAATCTTGGATTTGattgaaaagcaaaggaaCCATCGTATTGTGGATGCCAACCTCATTTCGACTGCAATTAAGTCACTAGTATTCTTGAGCATCGATATTCaggatttgaaaaagccCAATTTGATCATTTACGTCAATTCATTTGAAAAACCCTTTTTGGAGGCAACCATGAAATACTATGTCAATGAAAGTTCAGAATACTTGGCTCACCACAATGTTGTGGATTACATGAAAAAATGCGAGACAAGATTAACAGAAGAAATTAGTAGAGCAAACACGTATTTGGAAGACCATTCAAAGAAGGCATTTGTTGATATTTTGAACCAAGCAATGATTGAAAACCATGCACAAGAGATGTACGAGCAATTCATCGTGTTATTGGAACAAAAGCAAACGGAGCATATCCAGCGAATGTACAAATTGTTATCGCGTGTGCCCAAGACACTTGATCCATTGGCCAGCGCACTAGAAGAATATATCAAAAAGGAGGCAAATTCAGCGTTAGAGGAGTTGAAGAACCAAACCGAGATGGAAATTAAGGAAGGAAAGAGGAAACCTGGTGCAGGTGTTGAGCCTAAACAATATGTAAACACGTTGATTGCTATATACAATCAATTTAACGAGGTTGTTGTGCAAGCATTTAATAAGGACACCAAGTTCATTAGATCATTGGACAATGCATGTCGGTCGTTTGTCAATAATAATGTCATTGCAATAACCAAGCCAAGAGCACCAAGCAAGACTCCCGAATTACTTGCCAAGTATGCCGATGGTTTCCTCAAGACTAGTGCAAAGGATTCTGACATTGTTGATATGAATGCAGACAATTTGATGATTGTGTTTAAATTTATTAATGATAAAGATACGTTTGAAGAGCACTACAGGCGATCTTTGGCCAAGCGGTTGATCAGTGGAACATGCAAGTCAGATGAACTTGAAGAAGGCGTAATACACAGACTTCAGGAAGAAAACTCTATCGAGTATACTTCGAAAATGACCAAGATGTTTTCCGATATGAAAGCTTCTGAGGAATTGAAACTTAAAGTGAAGGAGAAACTGAATCAGGCAGATAGTAGCAACGAGAGCAATAATGGATTGATTAAAGATTTCAATCCATTGGTTTTAGCTCAGAGTATGTGGCCTTTCCGTCATGTGCCAGATTACGATTTGAATGTAGCACCTGAATTGCAATCACCATTTGGACACTTGAAAGAAGTATACACGGAGCAACATAGCGGTAGACAGTTGCAGTGGCTTTGGAACCATGGCCGTGCAGAATTAAAGGCTAATTTATCACGAAAGGGCAAGCCGCCATTTTCATTCACTGTGTCTAATGTTCAATTAATGATTTTGTTTGCATTTAACAAGCAAAATAGTTATACTTTTAGACAATTGCACGAAATAGTGGGcaccaaaaaagagacaTTCGAAGCACATCTTTTGCCATTTACCAAGTTCAAACTCATAGACCAATCCACCCCTTCCATTACCGATGATACTGTATTTacaattgttgaagaataCAAGTCCAAGAAGCTCAAGGTAAATTTCATCAGTGCCATCAAAACCAATGAGGTGagacaagaagaagacgaggCAAGCAAGGAGATTGACGAAGCTAGAAAGACTTATTTGCAAGCCTGTATTGTTCGGATAATGAAACTGAGGAAACAAATGAAGAATAATGAATTAATAAATGAGGTGCTTCCACAAACAAGCTCGAGGTTCAAGGCAAAAATTATTGATGTCAAAAGAGTCATTGATCTGTTGATCGAGAAGGAATACTTGAAACGTTTGGATAATGAAACTTACGAGTATATAAGCTGA
- the BRO1 gene encoding bck1-like resistance to osmotic shock, with protein MKTHLLVVPSKKTEEVNWTKPLNNYLLSIYGNTSAYQTDLNLFDKLRQDIRGVNADNTGLKLYYRYYSQLEILDLKVQFALLNKSKKSEFVWHDAFDPEITHQQNALPFEKANVLFNIGSLLTRFAQSQYIESQSSKEASSVKESILMLQQAAGVYAFINENFLHAPSDDLSQSTIKFLSKLSLAQAQEIFTLNVIRNDLDQSKNSLISKLCKSTSILYEECFAMIGKEKKEQYKIVGDYDYDYDDYDDDDDDDNNIKNIGAGLDGSEGPEDIPKYVTAQLESVWIAVIRFKAQYYKSLAYYFHGLLLESTRKYGDSIAYLTQSKEILDEIKPHHLKAYDLVDNLKYQKDNVSIKLADLNKDNDLIYHDPIRKNVNIDQLSPMQVAKVVPINQIPLLKEANGSDFGNFLSNVVPTNIHELSSFYSEEKSQLLRNEIDYYEVSNEEAASLLEVLNLPKGLYQIKEALSNENEGYGGGRYEGDDGDDNDVDEIPETVLNQVSEISRSYNEDQRLEAENNSLRKQVFDIVSKLNSYDNQDEAINLKKALYEASKADEKLSSLVDKNLYQRLQFGPRSQQFRSLFKVNSGEPEVSLMDMDDSQDKQVKIVEQFLKDLNLIKQNKKEVIERLRKEVHSDDISDILVFNSRSKSDSEIKSVIFPAELKKFKPFTDKLDNLINKEKLVQSDLKKEWDTLVMDPQIKRLQKSSKAKVLLRQEVIKKINSFYQGWTQYHSGLKKGNTWYKNLLHHCQDLENESQADFMSKSTAQLSLREDRSGSNAKQYSDPFFSNSQQQQQQQQPPPLLPQQQQQQQQPSLHHNHYNNNNNNNNNSCNSAPYSGYNHFGEQPQLTGSSQPLNPSSARPALSSIGTSGSSSSYIQSQYSRPPQLPPQLPPKRSSNAPNFDLPRPPLSQYGSETSLHQTKQYPHQSEQLQSLQNQSHNQSQKREAKSGLIYDQPSTYDPSMYDFFSK; from the coding sequence ATGAAGACGCATTTACTTGTGGTACCCAGTAAAAAGACTGAAGAGGTCAATTGGACCAAACCACTCAACAACTACTTACTTTCGATTTATGGCAACACCTCAGCCTATCAAACCGATTTAAACTTATTTGACAAGCTTCGACAAGATATTCGCGGGGTGAATGCCGACAATACTGGGTTAAAGCTTTACTACAGGTACTACAGCCAATTGGAGATTCTTGATTTAAAAGTTCAATTTGCACTTTTGAACAAATCCAAGAAATCGGAATTTGTATGGCACGATGCGTTTGATCCAGAGATTACACATCAACAAAATGCATTACCATTCGAGAAAGCCAATGTTTTGTTCAACATTGGTTCTTTGTTGACCAGGTTTGCTCAGTCGCAGTATATTGAGTCGCAAAGCTCGAAAGAAGCATCTTCAGTAAAAGAACTGATATTGATGTTACAGCAAGCTGCGGGAGTATATGCTTTCATAAATGAGAATTTCCTACATGCACCAAGTGATGATTTAAGTCAATCGACTATCAAATTTTTAAGCAAATTGTCACTTGCACAAGCACAAGAAATTTTCACCCTCAATGTGATACGTAATGATTTGGACCAGCTGAAGAATTCATTAATTTCCAAATTGTGCAAATCCACGAGCATATTGTACGAGGAATGTTTTGCGATGATTggaaaggagaagaaagagcAGTATAAGATAGTAGGCGATTATGATTATGATTATGATgattatgatgatgatgatgatgatgataataatattaaaaatATTGGTGCGGGACTAGATGGTTCCGAAGGGCCTGAAGATATCCCAAAGTATGTCACTGCTCAGTTGGAACTGGTATGGATTGCCGTGATTAGATTCAAAGCACAGTATTACAAATCCTTAGCATATTATTTCCATGGCTTGCTCTTGGAGTCAACTAGGAAATATGGAGACTCTATAGCATATTTGACCCAGTCCAAGGAGATTCTTGATGAGATCAAACCGCATCATCTTAAGGCTTATGACTTGGTAGACAATCTCAAATACCAGAAAGATAATGTTAGTATCAAACTTGCAGATCTAAATAAGGATAATGATTTGATTTATCATGATCCAATAAGAAAGAATGTTAATATTGATCAATTATCGCCCATGCAAGTTGCAAAAGTGGTTCCAATAAATCAAATACCGTTGCTCAAAGAAGCAAATGGTCTGGATTTTGGAAATTTTTTGAGCAATGTTGTTCCAACCAATATCCACGAGTTGTCGAGTTTCTACTCTGAAGAAAAATCGCAGTTATTAAGAAACGAGATAGACTATTATGAGGTTTCTAACGAAGAAGCAGCATCATTGTTGGAAGTTTTGAATCTTCCAAAGGGTTTGTACCAGATCAAAGAAGCGCTATCGAATGAGAATGAAGGGTATGGTGGAGGTCGTTATGAgggtgatgatggtgatgataaCGATGTTGACGAGATTCCAGAAACGGTTTTGAATCAAGTGCTGGAGATATCTAGATCATATAATGAGGATCAAAGACTTGAGGCAGAAAATAATAGTTTGAGGAAACAAGTATTTGATATTGTGTCAAAACTCAATTCTTATGATAACCAGGACGAAGCAATCAACTTGAAAAAAGCGTTGTACGAAGCATCAAAAGCTGATGAAAAACTCTCGTCTTTGGTTGATAAAAACTTGTATCAACGGCTTCAGTTTGGACCACGGTCGCAGCAATTCCGGTCTTTGTTTAAAGTAAATTCAGGCGAGCCTGAGGTGAGCTTGATGGATATGGATGATTCGCAAGATAAGCAAGTCAAAATTGTTGAGCagtttttgaaagattTAAATTTGAtcaagcaaaataaaaaggaggTGATTGAACGTTTGAGAAAAGAGGTACACTCAGACGACATTTCTGACATTTTGGTGTTTAATTCGAGACTGAAGTCGGATAGTGAGATTAAGCTGGTGATTTTTCCTGCtgagttgaaaaaattcaaaccaTTTACTGACAAGTTGGACAACTTGATtaataaagagaaattgGTGCAATCtgatttgaagaaagagTGGGATACGTTGGTGATGGATCCTCAAATTAAAAGATTACAAAAATcaagcaaagcaaaagtGTTGCTCAGACAAGAAGtgatcaaaaaaattaatagtTTTTACCAAGGTTGGACTCAGTACCATTCAGGATTAAAGAAGGGTAATACTTGGTACAAGAATTTGCTTCACCATTGTCAAGACTTGGAAAATGAATCACAAGCAGACTTTATGAGTAAATCAACGGCTCAGTTGAGCTTGAGGGAGGACAGGAGTGGATCAAATGCAAAGCAATATTCagatccttttttttccaattctcagcaacaacaacaacaacaacagccaccaccactactaccacagcagcagcagcaacaacaacaacctagtcttcaccacaaccactacaacaacaacaataacaacaacaacaactcgTGTAATTCAGCGCCATACTCGGGTTATAATCACTTTGGTGAGCAGCCTCAATTGACTGGTTCGTCGCAGCCACTCAACCCTTCTTCTGCTCGCCCTGCTCTTAGTAGTATTGGCACTAGTGGTTCATCCTCTAGTTATATACAATCACAATATTCACGCCCTCCTCAGCTACCACCTCAGTTACCACCAAAGAGATCTTCGAACGCACCTAATTTTGATTTACCTCGGCCACCATTGAGCCAATATGGGTCGGAAACTCTGTTGCATCAGACAAAACAATACCCGCATCAATCCGAGCAGCTACAGTCTTTGCAAAATCAAAGTCATAACCAGAGTCAAAAAAGAGAGGCTAAAAGTGGGTTAATCTATGACCAACCCTCGACTTACGATCCTAGCATGTACGACTTTTTCTCAAAATAA
- the UTR2 gene encoding putative glycosidase CRH2 (CAZy:GH16): MSIALADTITCNATSSCPESAPCCSQFGQCGSGAYCLGGCDIRYSYNLTACMPMPRMEDYELTFSSKSDVQAIELQTEYLGNSSEADWVYTGWVDYYDNALLIQMPNHTTGTVVSSTKYLWYGKVSATLKTSHGGGVVTAFILFSDVQDEIDYEYVGYNLTSPETNFYAQGILNYSNSRTSTVNDTFEYYHLYEMDWYEDHIDWIIDNEVVRTLNRDDTWNDTTNRYDYPSTPSRIQFSLWPGGDSSNGQGTIEWAGGEIDWDAEDIKKYGYFYAHIKDIKIETRDLPSNLYLDGNSTDEDDYHAFLYNSTKGDASDVILTSKKTWLGSDDATGFDPQNDDDDASNNEVTTTIVKTSGSSTITTVQTTTSKHTANVPAQNTAAANQQTNTQATTTTYDSSNGIGGFVQDARSTGDSSSTGSGAAASAAGIEGVLFSILLGVVSYMV, encoded by the exons ATGAG TATTGCCCTTGCAGACACAATCACGTGTAATGCCACCCTGAGTTGTCCTGAGTCAGCACCATGTTGCTCACAGTTTGGTCAATGTGGTTCTGGTGCCTACTGTTTAGGAGGTTGCGATATCAGGTATTCCTACAACTTGACTGCGTGTATGCCCATGCCACGTATGGAAGACTATGAACTCACATTCAGCTCCAAGTCAGACGTCCAGGCTATTGAATTGCAAACGGAATATTTGGGAAACTCGTCTGAGGCTGACTGGGTCTATACCGGTTGGGTCGACTACTATGACAACGCTCTTTTAATTCAAATGCCAAATCATACAACTGGTACAGTTGTTTCGTCTACAAAGTACCTTTGGTACGGAAAAGTTAGTGCTACGCTCAAGACTTCgcatggtggtggtgttgttaCTGCATTCATTTTATTCTCAGATGTCCAGGATGAAATCGATTACGAATATGTTGGTTACAATTTAACAAGTCCAGAAACAAACTTTTACGCCCAAGGTATCTTGAATTATTCAAACTCGAGAACTTCCACAGTTAACGATACTTTTGAGTACTACCACTTGTATGAGATGGACTGGTATGAAGACCATATCGATTGGATCATTGACAACGAAGTGGTGAGAACTTTGAACAGAGATGACACTTGGAATGACACAACCAATAGATACGATTACCCTTCAACACCTTCAAGAATTCAATTTTCCTTGTGGCCAGGTGGTGACAGCTCGAATGGTCAAGGTACCATTGAATGGGCTGGTGGTGAAATTGACTGGGACGCTGAAGATATCAAAAAGTATGGCTACTTTTACGCCCACATCAAAGACATTAAGATTGAGACTCGCGACTTGCCATCAAATCTCTATTTGGACGGTAACAGCACCGACGAAGATGACTACCATGCATTCTTGTACAACAGCACCAAAGGTGATGCTTCGGATGTGATTTTGACTTCAAAGAAAACATGGCTTGGAAGTGATGATGCCACGGGATTCGACCCACAAAacgacgatgatgacgCATCGAATAATGAAGTCACCACGACAATTGTCAAGACAAGTGGCTCCAGCACCATAACAACAGttcaaacaacaacatccaAGCACACTGCAAATGTGCCAGCACAAAACACAGCAGCAGCCAATCAGCAGACCAATACTCAAGCCACTACAACTACATACGACTCAAGCAATGGTATTGGAGGCTTTGTCCAGGATGCAAGACTGACTGGCGATTCCTCATCCACCGGCAGTGGCGCAGCTGCCTCTGCTGCAGGGATCGAAGGTGTTTTATTCTCCATCCTCTTGGGTGTAGTATCTTATATGGTATAA